Proteins encoded together in one Flavobacteriales bacterium window:
- a CDS encoding T9SS type A sorting domain-containing protein, whose translation MALILTAYVHAQIPSVAWTRSLGSGYSDAGHFIHQLPDKSFFLAATSNSADGQLGNTSGPANGEVVFIGLDSLGQMQWGNRIGDLGLVQIMHGAVMPDGNFVFAGSIYDAGQVIIDSWGDKDLWVVKVTPAGSVIWERFYAGLVDQNDQGIHVAARSDGGCFVSGFRGQNDWEAWVIALDSAGTELWESTYGGSSVDIGQSIIATADGGALLAGWTGSSDGDVSTPLYGQYDGWLVKLDANGDIEWDRTYGGSAVDQFLDIRGLSGGDYLVLGTSNSSDGDLPQNHGNWDVWLMRVDASGAIIWSRSYGGSLPDSPSDMIPYQGNCLIAGSTTSSDGDVSVCYDVLVNQAPYGGGDGWLLLVNPNGDLLWEKSVGGSDGDLLYALAPTDDGFVATGMSISADHFVPGNVAYQDIWTVRFNGKSTLLTGTLYVDADNDTSISVDDPRIGRRLVELSNNAELALSEASGHYEFAVNGPAQHIITGPTIAHFTQDPATHSPSTTGNEPAVSGLDFRYTAMVPAQDLQVFLTPVSPFRPGFPVRYDVLCRNVGTTSIGADLSLALDDGLDFDSASIAPGSINGSMLTWALGPLLPLQNIQLAVYCTQSIGDTLGSPVTTTTEITPIAGDLVPGDNTVTTNNQVTGSFDPNDILVEPTEMLVSALADAVLDYTIRFQNTGTDTAFTVAVENHLPANAYLPSFELIDASHPLALTYYDFDHKMRFQFDNILLPDSNVNELMSHGFVRYRIRPRTDLLVGDSIRNTAAIFFDLNAPVITNTARTAIITTSDTTAADAVAQMHLMPNPAADHVLLAVEEDLVGGLLQMRDASGRMVFQERVLSTRQTFDLSRLADGHYLLMVRADGAAHRCKLIKQAR comes from the coding sequence ATGGCGCTCATCCTGACTGCATACGTGCATGCACAGATCCCCTCCGTGGCCTGGACACGCTCGCTTGGAAGCGGCTATTCGGACGCCGGGCACTTTATCCATCAGTTGCCCGACAAGAGCTTCTTTCTTGCAGCAACGAGCAATTCCGCAGATGGACAACTCGGCAACACCTCGGGGCCGGCCAACGGGGAGGTGGTATTCATCGGCCTCGACAGCTTAGGACAAATGCAATGGGGAAACCGCATCGGTGACCTCGGCCTCGTTCAGATCATGCATGGCGCCGTGATGCCCGATGGGAACTTTGTCTTCGCCGGTAGCATCTACGATGCAGGGCAGGTGATCATCGATAGTTGGGGCGACAAAGATCTCTGGGTCGTGAAGGTCACCCCCGCCGGCTCTGTGATCTGGGAGCGCTTCTATGCTGGCCTTGTGGACCAGAACGACCAGGGGATCCATGTAGCCGCACGATCGGATGGGGGTTGCTTCGTTTCCGGATTCCGCGGACAAAACGACTGGGAAGCGTGGGTCATCGCCTTGGACAGCGCTGGCACTGAACTATGGGAGAGCACTTATGGCGGCAGCTCCGTGGACATTGGTCAATCCATCATAGCTACTGCGGATGGCGGTGCCCTTCTCGCAGGGTGGACCGGATCCAGTGATGGCGACGTGAGCACGCCGCTCTATGGTCAATACGATGGTTGGCTGGTGAAGCTCGATGCGAACGGGGATATCGAATGGGACCGCACGTATGGCGGTTCGGCCGTGGATCAATTCCTCGACATCCGTGGCTTGTCGGGCGGGGACTACCTTGTCCTTGGCACATCGAACTCTTCCGATGGAGATCTTCCGCAGAACCACGGTAACTGGGATGTGTGGCTCATGCGCGTGGACGCCTCTGGTGCGATCATATGGAGCCGTTCCTACGGCGGAAGCCTTCCGGATAGTCCGTCTGACATGATCCCATATCAAGGAAACTGCCTGATCGCGGGAAGCACCACCTCATCCGATGGAGATGTTAGCGTTTGCTACGACGTGTTGGTGAACCAGGCGCCCTATGGTGGCGGGGATGGCTGGCTCCTATTGGTGAACCCAAATGGTGACCTGCTCTGGGAGAAGTCCGTGGGCGGAAGTGATGGAGATCTCCTATACGCACTTGCGCCTACTGACGATGGCTTCGTCGCGACTGGGATGTCAATATCGGCGGACCACTTCGTTCCTGGGAACGTGGCTTATCAGGACATCTGGACCGTGCGGTTCAATGGAAAGAGCACCCTGCTCACTGGCACGCTCTACGTGGATGCGGACAACGATACCAGCATCAGTGTTGACGATCCCCGTATCGGTAGGCGGCTGGTGGAGCTGAGCAACAATGCCGAACTAGCCCTTTCAGAAGCCAGCGGCCATTATGAGTTCGCGGTGAACGGCCCGGCCCAGCACATCATCACAGGCCCAACGATCGCGCACTTCACACAAGACCCAGCCACGCACTCCCCAAGCACTACGGGCAATGAACCAGCAGTGAGCGGCCTCGACTTCCGGTACACGGCCATGGTACCAGCGCAGGATCTCCAGGTCTTCCTCACGCCCGTCTCACCCTTCCGTCCAGGCTTCCCCGTCCGCTACGATGTGCTCTGCCGCAACGTGGGAACGACGAGCATTGGCGCAGACCTCAGCCTCGCGCTCGATGATGGCCTCGACTTCGACTCCGCGTCGATCGCACCAGGAAGCATCAATGGCAGCATGCTCACGTGGGCGCTCGGACCGTTGCTTCCGCTACAGAACATCCAACTCGCCGTGTACTGCACGCAATCCATTGGGGACACGCTGGGAAGCCCGGTGACCACCACGACGGAGATCACGCCCATCGCAGGCGATCTCGTTCCCGGGGACAACACCGTTACCACGAACAACCAGGTCACCGGCTCCTTCGACCCCAACGACATTCTGGTGGAACCGACCGAAATGCTCGTGAGCGCATTGGCCGATGCCGTTCTGGACTACACGATCCGGTTCCAGAACACAGGCACCGATACGGCATTCACCGTTGCTGTGGAAAACCACCTGCCAGCGAACGCGTACCTGCCCAGCTTCGAGCTCATCGACGCTTCGCACCCATTGGCGCTGACCTACTACGACTTCGATCACAAGATGCGCTTCCAGTTCGACAACATCCTGCTGCCGGACAGCAACGTGAACGAATTGATGAGCCATGGTTTCGTCCGCTACCGCATACGACCTCGTACCGATCTCCTTGTCGGCGATTCCATCCGGAATACCGCCGCGATCTTCTTCGACCTCAATGCCCCAGTGATCACGAATACGGCGCGAACAGCGATCATCACCACTTCGGATACCACCGCGGCGGATGCAGTCGCGCAGATGCACCTGATGCCCAATCCGGCGGCTGATCATGTTCTGCTTGCCGTGGAAGAGGACTTGGTCGGTGGCCTGCTCCAAATGCGCGATGCCAGCGGACGCATGGTATTCCAGGAGAGGGTGTTATCAACCCGGCAGACGTTCGATCTCTCCCGCTTGGCCGATGGGCATTACTTGTTGATGGTGCGCGCGGATGGCGCAGCACATAGGTGCAAACTGATCAAACAGGCCCGTTAG
- the pyk gene encoding pyruvate kinase — MPHNDPKTKIVATIGPASAPVDVLRELMRNGMDVARLNFSHGSYDFYRELIANIRRLNEELGLNTAILADLQGPKLRVGEMENGAIDLPDGSELVITTEPVKGRPGLVSTTYTQFSQDVKPGEIALLDDGKIRLEVVSTDGRSRVTTRVLNGGPLSANKGLNLPNTKVSLPCLTDKDLKDLDFALEQNVDWVGLSFVRSARDIIELKHIIRAQDKHARVVAKIEKPEALLEIDDIIRESDALMVARGDLGVEIPMEKVPLVQKDLIRRCLAMHRPVIVATQMMESMITNITPTRAEVNDVANAVLDHADAVMLSAETSVGKHPVEVVKAMNRILVEMETAEGMYNVPNPPLESNERTVSDAISIAAVRMTEAMPVKAIVTMTHSGYTAFKISSMRPKANIYAFTSNPAILCMLNLVWGVRAHYYDKTVSTDHTIADIKHLLRRRNQVQKGDLVINIASMPIAEKGMANMLKLSPA; from the coding sequence ATGCCCCACAACGACCCCAAGACCAAGATCGTCGCCACCATCGGACCGGCCAGTGCGCCGGTCGACGTGCTCCGCGAGCTCATGCGCAACGGCATGGACGTGGCCCGCCTGAACTTCAGCCACGGCTCCTACGACTTCTATCGCGAGCTCATCGCCAACATCCGCCGGCTCAACGAGGAGCTCGGCCTCAACACGGCCATCCTGGCGGACCTGCAGGGCCCCAAGCTCCGCGTGGGCGAGATGGAGAACGGGGCCATCGACCTGCCCGACGGCAGCGAGCTGGTGATCACCACCGAACCCGTGAAGGGGCGTCCCGGCCTGGTGAGCACCACCTACACGCAGTTCTCACAGGACGTCAAGCCCGGGGAGATCGCTCTGCTGGACGATGGCAAGATCCGCCTGGAGGTGGTGTCCACCGACGGCCGCAGCCGGGTCACCACCCGCGTGCTCAACGGCGGGCCGCTCAGCGCCAACAAGGGCCTCAACCTGCCTAACACCAAGGTGAGCCTGCCCTGCCTCACGGACAAGGACCTGAAGGACCTGGACTTCGCCCTGGAGCAGAACGTGGACTGGGTGGGCCTGAGCTTCGTGCGCAGCGCACGCGACATCATCGAGCTCAAGCACATCATCCGCGCCCAGGACAAGCACGCCAGGGTGGTGGCCAAGATCGAGAAGCCCGAGGCCCTGCTGGAGATCGACGACATCATCCGGGAATCGGATGCGCTGATGGTGGCCCGCGGCGACCTGGGGGTCGAGATCCCCATGGAAAAGGTGCCGCTGGTGCAGAAGGACCTCATCCGCCGCTGCCTGGCCATGCACCGCCCGGTGATCGTGGCCACGCAGATGATGGAGAGCATGATCACCAACATCACGCCCACCCGCGCCGAGGTGAACGATGTGGCCAACGCCGTGCTCGATCATGCCGATGCCGTGATGCTGAGCGCCGAGACCAGCGTGGGCAAACACCCCGTGGAGGTGGTGAAGGCCATGAACCGCATCCTGGTGGAGATGGAAACGGCCGAGGGCATGTACAACGTGCCCAACCCGCCCCTGGAGAGCAACGAACGCACGGTGAGCGACGCCATCAGCATCGCCGCCGTGCGCATGACCGAGGCCATGCCCGTGAAGGCCATCGTCACCATGACCCACAGCGGCTACACCGCCTTCAAGATCAGCAGCATGCGCCCGAAGGCCAACATCTACGCCTTCACCAGCAACCCGGCCATCCTGTGCATGCTGAACCTGGTGTGGGGCGTGCGCGCGCACTACTACGACAAGACGGTCAGCACCGACCACACCATCGCCGACATCAAGCACCTGCTGCGCCGCCGCAATCAGGTGCAGAAGGGCGACCTGGTGATCAACATCGCCAGCATGCCCATCGCTGAGAAGGGCATGGCGAACATGCTGAAGTTGAGCCCGGCCTAA
- a CDS encoding IPExxxVDY family protein, protein MAKTTRIRLDVEPDPEVHVIGISSHVNDYRLCWSLNLSLGIALTRRDRDILDSSAEGTSRHAAFDHDDPETQVRYTLVNNRGGAGPLIKDQRSADYFLVVDEQAPEAPEELLERVRAAEFVLAAYPVPFDQLRAGHKLLQ, encoded by the coding sequence ATGGCCAAGACCACGCGCATCCGCCTTGATGTGGAGCCCGACCCCGAAGTGCACGTGATCGGCATCAGCAGCCATGTGAACGACTACCGGCTGTGCTGGTCCCTGAACCTGAGCTTGGGGATCGCCCTGACGCGCCGCGACCGCGACATCCTCGACAGTTCAGCGGAGGGCACCTCGCGCCACGCGGCCTTCGACCATGACGACCCCGAGACGCAGGTGCGTTACACCCTGGTGAACAACCGGGGAGGCGCGGGCCCGCTCATCAAGGACCAGCGGTCGGCCGACTATTTCCTGGTGGTGGACGAGCAGGCGCCCGAGGCGCCCGAGGAGTTGCTGGAACGTGTACGCGCCGCAGAGTTCGTGCTGGCCGCCTACCCGGTGCCCTTCGACCAGCTACGCGCCGGCCACAAACTCCTGCAGTGA
- the rnc gene encoding ribonuclease III, translated as MIRSLLLRARASAEDRRILAWVKRSFGIRPADLVLYKQALRHSSAVPEDRPDLPDNERLEFLGDAILDAVVGSLLFERYPKEGEGFLTRMRSKLVSRQQLSELARRVDIGKVMESNVTRGHETSVPGNALEAIFGAIYLEQGFDRARKAIVKLIISQYDLRELEKEDRDNKSRLLEWGQKHRKRVDFHITEEGGRGVRGKTYLCEVKVDGDVRGSGRGPSKKKAEQEAADAAFRTMEKRRSSGRGRGRGRGGRPREGGADREVPSTTPDQGG; from the coding sequence TTGATCCGCTCGCTGCTGCTCCGCGCCCGCGCCTCGGCCGAGGACCGGCGCATCCTGGCCTGGGTGAAGCGCTCCTTCGGCATACGCCCCGCCGACCTGGTCCTGTACAAGCAGGCGCTGCGCCACAGCAGCGCGGTGCCCGAGGACCGGCCCGACCTGCCCGACAACGAGCGCCTCGAGTTCCTCGGCGATGCCATCCTGGACGCGGTGGTGGGCAGCTTGCTCTTCGAGCGTTACCCCAAGGAGGGCGAGGGCTTCCTCACCCGCATGCGCAGCAAGCTCGTGAGCCGCCAGCAACTGAGCGAGTTGGCCCGCCGGGTGGACATCGGCAAGGTGATGGAGAGCAATGTCACCCGGGGGCACGAGACCAGCGTGCCCGGCAACGCGCTAGAGGCCATCTTCGGCGCCATCTACCTGGAGCAGGGCTTCGATCGGGCGCGCAAGGCCATCGTCAAGCTGATCATCAGCCAGTACGACCTGCGTGAACTGGAGAAGGAGGACCGCGACAACAAGAGCCGCCTGCTGGAGTGGGGCCAGAAACACCGCAAGCGGGTGGACTTCCACATCACCGAGGAAGGAGGCCGCGGTGTCCGCGGCAAGACCTACCTCTGCGAGGTGAAGGTGGACGGCGATGTGCGCGGGAGCGGGCGAGGCCCCAGCAAGAAGAAGGCCGAACAGGAGGCCGCCGACGCCGCCTTCCGCACCATGGAGAAGCGGCGCAGCAGCGGTCGTGGTCGAGGCCGCGGCCGGGGCGGACGGCCCCGCGAAGGAGGCGCCGACAGGGAGGTGCCGAGCACCACGCCCGACCAAGGTGGGTAA
- the fabF gene encoding beta-ketoacyl-ACP synthase II, translating into MQLRRVVVTGLGALTPIGNTLAAYWEGLVSGRSGAAPITRFDASKFKTRFACEVKGFDAEAFMDRKEARKTDPYAQFALVCADEAITDSGLLSDKLDRDRVGVIWGSGIGGLKTFQDECIGFGKGDGTPRFNPFFIPKMIADSAAGLISMKHTLRGPSYVTASACASSNNALIDAFNAIRLGLCPAVVTGGSEAAIYEAGVGGFNALHAMSTRNDDPATASRPYDKDRDGFVLGEGGAAIVLEDLDHALARGAKIYAEVIGGGMSSDAYHITAPHPEGLGAELCMKFALKDAGLAPADIDYINTHGTSTPIGDPQEVKAIERVFGEHAYALNISATKSMTGHLLGGAGAVEGVAAIMAVHTDTVPPTINHFTDDPEIDHRLNFTFNSAQKRTVNAAMSNTFGFGGHNTAVIFRKYR; encoded by the coding sequence ATGCAGCTCAGACGCGTTGTTGTGACCGGTCTGGGCGCGCTCACCCCCATCGGCAACACGCTTGCCGCCTACTGGGAGGGGTTGGTGAGCGGCCGAAGCGGCGCCGCGCCCATCACGCGCTTCGACGCATCGAAGTTCAAGACCCGCTTCGCATGCGAGGTCAAGGGCTTCGATGCCGAGGCGTTCATGGACCGCAAGGAGGCCCGCAAGACCGACCCGTACGCCCAGTTCGCCTTGGTGTGCGCCGATGAGGCGATCACCGACAGCGGTCTGCTCTCCGACAAGCTGGACCGCGACCGCGTGGGGGTGATCTGGGGCAGCGGCATCGGCGGGCTGAAGACCTTCCAGGACGAGTGCATCGGCTTCGGAAAGGGCGACGGTACCCCGCGCTTCAACCCGTTCTTCATCCCCAAGATGATCGCGGACAGCGCGGCGGGGCTGATCAGCATGAAGCATACGCTCCGCGGCCCCAGCTATGTGACCGCCAGCGCCTGCGCCAGCAGCAACAACGCCTTGATCGACGCCTTCAACGCCATCCGCCTGGGCCTGTGCCCGGCCGTGGTCACCGGCGGGAGCGAGGCGGCGATCTACGAGGCGGGCGTGGGCGGCTTCAACGCCCTCCACGCCATGAGCACCCGCAACGACGACCCGGCCACGGCGTCCCGGCCCTATGACAAGGACCGTGATGGATTCGTGCTGGGCGAGGGCGGCGCGGCCATCGTGCTGGAGGACCTGGATCACGCGCTGGCCCGGGGGGCCAAGATCTACGCCGAGGTGATCGGGGGGGGGATGAGCAGCGATGCGTACCACATCACCGCCCCGCACCCCGAAGGCCTCGGCGCGGAGCTGTGCATGAAGTTCGCCCTCAAGGACGCCGGTCTCGCACCTGCGGACATCGACTACATCAACACCCACGGCACCAGCACACCGATCGGCGACCCGCAGGAGGTGAAGGCCATTGAGCGTGTATTCGGCGAGCACGCTTACGCGCTGAACATCAGCGCCACCAAGAGCATGACCGGGCACCTGCTCGGCGGAGCCGGGGCGGTGGAAGGCGTGGCCGCCATCATGGCCGTGCACACCGACACGGTGCCCCCCACCATCAACCACTTCACGGACGATCCCGAGATCGACCACCGGCTGAACTTCACGTTCAACTCCGCGCAAAAGCGCACGGTGAACGCCGCCATGAGCAATACGTTCGGCTTCGGCGGCCACAACACCGCGGTGATCTTCCGCAAGTACCGCTAG
- a CDS encoding acyl carrier protein yields MSDIKSRVIAIIVDKLGVDQGEVNMEASFTNDLGADSLDTVELIMEFEKEFNIAIPDDQAEKIQTVGQAVDYVEKNAK; encoded by the coding sequence ATGTCGGACATCAAATCCAGGGTCATCGCAATCATCGTGGACAAGCTCGGGGTCGACCAGGGCGAGGTCAACATGGAGGCGAGCTTCACCAACGACCTTGGCGCTGACAGCCTCGATACCGTCGAGCTCATCATGGAGTTCGAGAAGGAGTTCAACATCGCCATCCCCGATGACCAGGCCGAGAAGATCCAGACCGTGGGTCAGGCCGTGGACTACGTGGAGAAGAACGCGAAGTAA
- a CDS encoding nitroreductase family protein: MSSPEGPRTVPHLPTEYPAEDMLRRAVAFRELMAHRRSVRHFSDRPVPRELMEELIATASTAPSGAHKQPWTFCLVGDPELKRRIREAAEEEEHASYHGRMSVEWLADLAPLGTDWHKPFLEAAPWLVVVFKQAHGQNPDGTRRKHYYVEESVGLACGLLLAAAQHAGLVTLTHTPSPMNFLTRLLDRPANERPYLLIPMGFAAPDCRVPDLMRKPLVEVLVPYLSVR; encoded by the coding sequence ATGAGCAGCCCGGAAGGACCCCGTACCGTGCCCCATCTCCCGACCGAATATCCCGCGGAGGACATGCTCCGGAGGGCCGTCGCTTTCCGCGAACTGATGGCCCACCGCCGCAGCGTGCGTCACTTCAGCGACCGGCCGGTGCCGCGGGAGCTGATGGAGGAGCTGATCGCCACGGCCTCCACCGCGCCCAGCGGTGCGCACAAGCAGCCTTGGACCTTCTGCCTGGTGGGCGACCCTGAACTGAAACGCCGGATCCGCGAGGCGGCCGAGGAGGAGGAGCACGCCAGCTACCACGGGCGCATGTCCGTCGAATGGCTGGCCGATCTGGCCCCACTGGGCACCGATTGGCACAAGCCCTTCCTGGAGGCCGCGCCCTGGCTGGTGGTGGTCTTCAAGCAGGCTCATGGGCAGAACCCGGATGGCACGCGCCGCAAGCACTATTACGTGGAGGAGAGCGTGGGGCTGGCCTGTGGCCTGCTGCTGGCGGCGGCGCAGCACGCGGGCCTGGTGACCCTCACCCACACGCCCAGCCCCATGAACTTTCTGACACGCCTGCTGGACCGCCCGGCCAATGAACGGCCCTACCTGTTGATACCCATGGGCTTTGCGGCCCCCGACTGCCGTGTGCCTGACCTGATGCGCAAGCCGCTGGTCGAGGTGCTGGTGCCCTACCTGTCGGTCCGGTGA
- the purN gene encoding phosphoribosylglycinamide formyltransferase, with amino-acid sequence MKRIAILASGSGSNAQRLIEHFQGSSVAEVVLVAGDRPEAGVFARAWDLGVPSYRFTPAQLRDGTVLRELQALRVDLVVLAGFLRLVPAELVRAYQGRMVNIHPALLPRHGGRGMWGHHVHAAVLSAGDTESGITIHRVNERYDEGEHLFQARCPVLPGDTTETLAARIHELEHEHFPRVVESLVDPKMNP; translated from the coding sequence GTGAAGCGCATCGCCATCCTGGCCTCCGGAAGCGGCAGCAACGCCCAGCGGCTCATCGAGCACTTTCAGGGCTCTTCCGTGGCCGAGGTGGTGCTGGTGGCGGGCGACCGCCCCGAGGCCGGGGTGTTCGCCCGTGCGTGGGACCTGGGCGTGCCGAGCTACCGCTTCACCCCGGCCCAATTGCGGGATGGCACGGTGCTCCGCGAGCTGCAGGCGCTGCGTGTCGACCTGGTGGTGCTTGCTGGTTTCCTGCGCCTGGTGCCCGCGGAGCTGGTCCGAGCCTATCAAGGCCGCATGGTCAACATCCATCCCGCCTTGCTTCCCCGCCATGGCGGCCGGGGCATGTGGGGCCACCATGTGCATGCGGCAGTGCTGTCGGCCGGCGACACCGAGAGCGGCATCACCATCCATCGGGTGAACGAGCGCTACGATGAGGGCGAGCACCTCTTCCAGGCCCGCTGTCCCGTGCTGCCCGGCGATACGACCGAGACCCTGGCCGCGCGCATCCACGAACTCGAGCATGAGCATTTTCCCCGGGTTGTTGAGAGCCTTGTTGATCCCAAGATGAACCCATGA
- a CDS encoding MarC family protein, with protein sequence MQLDPAQIGKAFLVLFAVIDIVGGIPLILQVRQKAGRIYPLRATLVSLGIMVTFLFVGEGILRVVGVDVRSFAVAGSLVLFFIALEMTLGIRLFKEDTSAPGLPSDDPKVYSIVPLAFPVIAGAGTITTILSLRAEYAPVNILAAIVLNMGPVLLVLFLTNRIERLLGRVGLIVIRKAFGVILLAISVKLFTGNITYLFPAT encoded by the coding sequence ATGCAACTCGACCCGGCACAGATCGGAAAGGCGTTCCTGGTGCTCTTCGCAGTGATCGACATCGTGGGCGGCATCCCGCTGATCCTGCAGGTCCGCCAGAAGGCCGGCCGTATCTACCCCCTGCGGGCCACCCTGGTGAGCCTGGGCATCATGGTCACCTTCCTGTTCGTGGGCGAGGGCATCCTGCGCGTGGTGGGTGTCGACGTCCGGTCGTTCGCCGTGGCGGGTTCGTTGGTGTTGTTCTTCATCGCCCTGGAGATGACCCTCGGCATCCGGCTCTTCAAGGAGGACACCTCCGCCCCTGGCCTGCCCAGCGACGACCCCAAGGTGTACAGCATCGTACCGCTCGCCTTTCCGGTGATCGCCGGGGCCGGCACCATCACCACCATTCTGTCGCTGCGCGCCGAGTACGCCCCGGTGAACATCCTGGCGGCCATCGTGCTCAACATGGGCCCGGTGCTGCTGGTGCTCTTCCTCACCAACCGCATCGAACGGCTGCTGGGCCGCGTGGGGCTCATCGTCATCCGCAAGGCCTTCGGCGTCATCCTTCTGGCCATCAGCGTGAAGCTGTTCACGGGCAACATCACCTACCTCTTCCCGGCGACATGA
- the rnhA gene encoding ribonuclease HI, translating into MSVQVTAYTDGAASGNPGPGGYGVVLESGSHRRELWGGYRHTTNNLMELLAVIAALEALKRPGMEVTVVSDSKYVVDSVEKGWVFDWERKDFAKRKNPDLWKRFLKVYRQHKVRFHWIRGHNGHPQNELCDRLAVAAREQRGLPADEVYEQLGEGG; encoded by the coding sequence ATGAGCGTGCAGGTGACGGCCTACACGGACGGCGCGGCCAGCGGCAACCCGGGGCCGGGCGGCTATGGGGTGGTGCTGGAGAGCGGCAGCCACCGACGCGAGCTTTGGGGCGGATACCGCCACACCACCAACAACCTAATGGAGCTGCTGGCGGTCATCGCCGCGCTGGAGGCCCTGAAGCGACCCGGCATGGAGGTGACCGTGGTGAGCGACAGCAAGTACGTGGTGGACAGTGTGGAGAAGGGCTGGGTGTTCGATTGGGAGAGGAAGGACTTTGCCAAGCGAAAGAACCCCGACCTCTGGAAGCGGTTCCTGAAGGTGTACCGACAGCACAAGGTGCGCTTCCACTGGATCCGCGGCCACAACGGCCACCCGCAGAACGAACTCTGCGACCGCCTGGCGGTGGCCGCCCGCGAGCAGCGGGGCCTGCCGGCGGACGAGGTGTACGAACAGCTGGGCGAGGGCGGTTGA
- a CDS encoding acetyl-CoA carboxylase biotin carboxyl carrier protein subunit has protein sequence MPRKLYAHINQAGAPVVLERRTPDGPWVPEGTADLDLSAADKGTFSVLLDGRSVRATVVKEDRAAGVVKLRIGGKLYTVRLEDERARLVQALGLDKSRGGVVPELKAPMPGLVLNVLVKAGDVVRKNDALLVLEAMKMENVIKAPGDAVVAQVHAVQGKAVEKGQLLLGFAPVS, from the coding sequence ATGCCGCGCAAGCTCTACGCCCACATCAACCAGGCCGGCGCCCCCGTGGTGCTGGAGCGCCGCACGCCCGACGGGCCCTGGGTGCCCGAAGGCACCGCCGACCTGGACCTCAGTGCAGCGGACAAAGGCACCTTCAGCGTGCTGCTGGACGGTCGGTCGGTGCGCGCCACCGTGGTGAAGGAGGACCGCGCGGCGGGTGTGGTGAAGTTGCGGATCGGCGGCAAGCTCTACACCGTGCGGCTGGAGGACGAGCGCGCCCGCCTGGTGCAGGCCCTCGGGTTGGACAAGTCCCGCGGCGGAGTGGTGCCGGAGCTCAAGGCTCCCATGCCGGGGCTGGTGCTGAACGTGCTGGTGAAGGCCGGTGACGTGGTGCGCAAGAACGACGCCCTGCTGGTGCTGGAGGCCATGAAGATGGAGAACGTGATCAAGGCCCCGGGCGATGCCGTGGTGGCCCAGGTGCATGCCGTGCAGGGCAAGGCCGTGGAGAAGGGCCAGTTGCTGCTCGGCTTCGCGCCCGTGAGCTGA
- a CDS encoding superoxide dismutase, translating into MHFVQAPLPYPYEALEPHIDTLTMQIHYGKHHAAYVKNANEALAAEAVPATTAEQLFGTIGGVSTKLRNNAGGAWNHDLFWSSMAPGRGGDPGGAVADALAGAFGSLEKFKEDFSEAAMKRFGSGWAWLVLQEGKLAIGSTPNQDNPLMEVSDLKGRPLLGLDVWEHAYYLKYQNKRNEYVAAWWNLVNWEAVAGRMG; encoded by the coding sequence CTGCACTTCGTCCAGGCGCCCCTGCCCTATCCCTACGAGGCGCTGGAGCCGCACATCGATACGCTCACCATGCAGATCCACTACGGCAAGCACCATGCGGCCTACGTGAAGAACGCCAACGAGGCCCTGGCCGCCGAAGCCGTGCCGGCCACCACCGCCGAGCAGCTCTTCGGCACCATCGGTGGGGTGAGCACCAAGCTGCGCAACAATGCCGGTGGCGCCTGGAACCACGACCTCTTCTGGAGCAGCATGGCGCCTGGCCGGGGCGGCGACCCGGGCGGCGCGGTGGCGGATGCGCTCGCCGGCGCCTTCGGGTCGCTGGAGAAGTTCAAGGAGGACTTCTCCGAGGCGGCCATGAAGCGCTTCGGCAGCGGCTGGGCGTGGCTGGTGCTGCAGGAGGGGAAGCTGGCCATCGGCAGCACGCCCAACCAGGACAACCCGCTGATGGAGGTGAGCGACCTGAAGGGCCGCCCGCTGCTGGGACTGGACGTGTGGGAGCACGCCTACTACCTCAAGTACCAGAACAAGCGCAACGAGTATGTGGCCGCCTGGTGGAACCTGGTGAACTGGGAGGCCGTGGCCGGCCGGATGGGTTGA